One genomic region from Flexibacter flexilis DSM 6793 encodes:
- a CDS encoding DUF58 domain-containing protein — protein MKEILQKIRKFEIQIRKVIDTQMQGDYHSVFKGTGLEFNDVREYQYGDDVRTIDWNVSAKGDGTYVKTFKEEKEQTVFFLLDVSASQEIGNTQRKKLDVCREICGVLALSAVKEGSHVGALCFSDKKEKYIKAGKGLHYAYRIITSIFTLKPASLKTNLNTAIYMALNIIRRRSVIILISDFIDQNYEHALKALARRHDLVIVHVTDARETNFPKLGIIPLYDKERGKTVWVNTSSAQFVGGLSEQFSQNKAQLESFCKKNQINYVAINTTEEYIPALIKMFRIRNKRSKA, from the coding sequence ATGAAAGAGATTTTGCAGAAAATTCGCAAGTTTGAAATACAAATTCGCAAGGTAATAGATACGCAAATGCAAGGCGATTACCATTCCGTTTTTAAAGGAACAGGGTTGGAATTTAATGACGTGCGCGAATACCAATACGGCGACGACGTGCGAACGATCGACTGGAACGTAAGTGCCAAAGGCGACGGAACGTATGTAAAAACATTCAAGGAAGAAAAAGAACAAACCGTATTTTTCTTGCTGGACGTGAGTGCCTCGCAGGAAATCGGCAACACGCAACGCAAAAAATTGGACGTTTGCCGCGAAATTTGCGGCGTGTTGGCACTGTCTGCCGTGAAGGAAGGTAGCCATGTGGGTGCGCTTTGTTTTTCGGATAAAAAAGAGAAATACATCAAGGCGGGCAAAGGCTTGCATTACGCGTACCGCATCATTACGAGTATTTTTACGCTCAAACCCGCTTCGCTCAAAACCAATCTTAACACGGCTATTTATATGGCGTTGAACATTATTCGCCGCCGAAGTGTTATCATCCTGATTTCTGATTTTATTGACCAAAACTACGAGCACGCCCTCAAAGCCTTAGCCCGTCGGCACGATTTGGTGATAGTACACGTAACCGATGCGCGTGAAACGAATTTTCCAAAACTGGGCATTATTCCCCTTTACGACAAGGAACGCGGTAAAACCGTTTGGGTTAATACCTCCTCGGCGCAGTTTGTGGGCGGCCTGAGTGAGCAGTTTAGCCAAAATAAAGCGCAGCTCGAATCGTTTTGTAAGAAAAATCAAATTAATTATGTGGCCATCAATACAACCGAGGAATATATTCCTGCACTTATCAAAATGTTTAGGATACGCAACAAGCGTTCTAAGGCTTAA
- a CDS encoding nitrilase-related carbon-nitrogen hydrolase has protein sequence MPNSLTYIAGAALNQTPFDWTGNFNNIAEAIEQARREKIAVLCLPELCISGYGCEDTFLSEWLPAKALEQLADIVPLCQGITVSVGLPIRLEGLTYNCAALIHNGQLLGISAKQFLANEGVHYEPRWFTAWPTHKRIEWEWQGQKYPFGDVVYDVNGLKISFEICEDAWRGNLRPGLEHCEKHGVKLVLNPSASHCAFGKTKIREKIVVGGSQQMNCTYLYVNLLGNEAGRMIYDGEIMIAQNGHLVQRNNRFSYKNVNLVSAPVHLTDASLTPVLPLNDDDQDKFTEFAEAVPLALFDYMRKSHSKGFVLSLSGGADSSACAVLVAEMVHRALAEIELEGFLQKITWLNTEPLAGLHGEILEKAIVKQLLTCAYQGTRNSSEDTFASAKSLADSVGALFYEWKIDEEVISYTQKIENAIGRALTWEHDDIALQNIQARSRSPIIWLLTNVRNALLITTSNRSEGDVGYATMDGDTSGSIAPIAGVDKDFIRHWLVWAEQYLGYYGLNYVNNLAPSAELRPLERVQTDEKDLMPYHILREIEVVAIRDRRSPVEVYTALRTQNLEDDVLLKAHIIKFFRLWTRNQWKRERIAPSFHLDDFNVDSRSWCRFPILSGGFEQELKALERM, from the coding sequence ATGCCTAACTCCCTCACATACATCGCAGGCGCAGCCCTGAACCAAACCCCATTCGACTGGACAGGTAATTTCAATAACATTGCAGAAGCCATCGAGCAGGCTCGCCGCGAAAAAATAGCCGTTCTTTGCCTTCCCGAACTATGTATTTCGGGTTATGGCTGCGAAGATACTTTCCTTTCCGAATGGCTACCCGCCAAAGCCCTTGAGCAATTGGCCGACATCGTGCCACTGTGTCAGGGCATTACCGTAAGCGTAGGTTTGCCCATTCGCCTCGAAGGACTTACTTACAATTGTGCCGCTCTGATTCACAACGGGCAGTTATTGGGCATTTCGGCCAAGCAATTTTTGGCTAATGAAGGCGTGCACTACGAACCGCGTTGGTTTACGGCTTGGCCTACACACAAACGCATCGAATGGGAATGGCAAGGCCAAAAATATCCGTTTGGCGATGTAGTTTATGATGTAAATGGCCTGAAAATCAGCTTTGAAATATGCGAAGACGCTTGGCGCGGCAACTTGCGACCTGGGTTGGAGCATTGCGAAAAACACGGCGTAAAACTCGTCCTGAATCCGAGTGCTAGTCATTGTGCTTTTGGCAAAACCAAAATCCGTGAAAAAATCGTGGTCGGCGGCAGCCAGCAAATGAACTGTACTTATTTGTATGTCAATTTGTTGGGCAATGAAGCTGGCCGCATGATTTATGACGGAGAAATTATGATTGCGCAAAACGGCCATTTGGTGCAGCGCAACAACCGTTTTTCTTATAAAAATGTAAACTTGGTGAGTGCACCTGTGCACCTGACAGACGCGAGCCTTACGCCTGTTTTGCCGCTCAATGACGACGACCAAGACAAATTTACGGAGTTTGCCGAAGCCGTTCCGTTGGCACTTTTCGACTATATGCGCAAAAGCCACAGCAAAGGTTTTGTACTGTCGTTGAGTGGTGGCGCGGACTCGTCGGCTTGCGCCGTGTTGGTGGCCGAAATGGTACATCGCGCCTTAGCCGAAATCGAGTTGGAAGGCTTTTTGCAAAAAATAACGTGGCTGAATACCGAACCGTTGGCGGGACTTCATGGCGAAATCTTGGAAAAAGCCATTGTAAAACAGTTGCTTACGTGTGCGTATCAGGGTACGCGCAACTCCTCAGAAGATACTTTTGCTTCTGCTAAAAGCTTGGCCGATTCGGTGGGAGCTTTATTTTATGAATGGAAAATAGATGAAGAAGTAATTTCTTATACCCAAAAAATAGAAAATGCCATTGGCCGCGCCCTCACATGGGAACACGACGACATCGCCTTGCAAAACATACAAGCCCGTAGCCGTTCGCCTATCATTTGGCTGCTGACCAATGTGCGTAACGCCTTGCTTATCACCACTTCCAACCGCAGCGAAGGCGATGTTGGCTATGCCACAATGGACGGCGACACGTCGGGCAGTATTGCGCCGATTGCAGGCGTGGACAAAGATTTTATCCGTCATTGGCTCGTTTGGGCGGAGCAATATTTGGGCTATTATGGCTTAAATTATGTAAACAATTTGGCACCTTCGGCGGAATTGCGACCGCTGGAACGCGTGCAAACCGACGAAAAAGATTTGATGCCTTACCATATTTTGCGCGAAATAGAAGTGGTTGCCATTCGCGACCGCCGCTCGCCTGTGGAAGTTTACACCGCGCTTCGCACCCAAAATCTGGAAGATGACGTTTTGCTTAAAGCACACATTATCAAGTTTTTCAGGCTATGGACGCGTAACCAATGGAAACGCGAACGTATTGCGCCATCGTTTCATTTAGATGATTTTAATGTAGATTCGCGGAGTTGGTGTCGTTTCCCGATTCTGTCGGGCGGCTTTGAGCAAGAGCTGAAGGCATTGGAACGAATGTAA
- a CDS encoding Crp/Fnr family transcriptional regulator, producing MLNPFRKSYNAEELDIFRFLQKATLFSELTQDELYNFLPYLYLRQYKENEVVFFRNDPSQALYIIQKGQISLSITLSDKTEYLTSVSTHQTLGDNSLIPNAKRIYNAIVTSEVAEMYVLPQANLLAVFERDARIKAKMYAALSTSYNQYMVNLFKAYQSSFGFFDLSTAYK from the coding sequence ATGCTCAATCCCTTTCGAAAATCATATAACGCAGAAGAGTTAGATATTTTTCGTTTTTTGCAAAAAGCAACACTTTTTAGCGAGCTTACGCAAGACGAATTGTATAACTTTCTGCCGTATTTGTATTTGCGCCAATACAAAGAAAATGAGGTTGTTTTTTTTCGTAACGACCCAAGTCAGGCCTTGTACATTATCCAAAAAGGCCAGATTTCACTTAGCATTACCCTAAGCGACAAAACCGAATATCTGACCAGTGTAAGTACCCATCAAACGTTGGGCGACAATTCACTTATTCCCAATGCCAAACGCATTTATAATGCCATCGTTACCAGCGAAGTAGCCGAAATGTATGTGTTGCCGCAAGCCAATTTATTGGCGGTATTTGAGCGCGACGCACGCATCAAAGCCAAAATGTACGCGGCACTTTCCACGTCTTACAATCAATATATGGTCAATTTGTTCAAAGCCTACCAATCATCTTTTGGTTTCTTTGATTTGAGTACGGCCTACAAATAA
- a CDS encoding VIT1/CCC1 transporter family protein, with the protein MQHHSHPHKEEHLTSSQFITDVVIGMSDGLTVPFALSAGLSGAVASTNIVTTAGIAEIVAGSIAMGLGGYLAGKTEQEHYAAELKREYWEVEHLPEREKAEIREIFAEWGLSPHSQELVVEELAKDKDKWVDFMMRYELGLEKPDVNRARKSALTIGLSYAIGGIIPLTPYFFAQDALHGLMYSCAVTLLCLFAFGYFKSKMTGQPPVWGAVKVTLIGTLAAAAAFAVAHFIE; encoded by the coding sequence ATGCAACATCATTCGCACCCACACAAAGAAGAGCATCTTACCAGTTCACAATTTATCACTGATGTTGTTATTGGTATGTCTGATGGGCTTACTGTTCCTTTTGCGCTTTCGGCGGGTCTTAGTGGTGCTGTCGCCAGTACGAACATTGTAACTACAGCAGGTATTGCCGAAATCGTGGCGGGATCTATTGCCATGGGATTAGGTGGCTATTTGGCGGGCAAAACCGAACAAGAACACTATGCCGCCGAACTCAAACGCGAATACTGGGAAGTGGAGCATTTGCCCGAACGCGAAAAAGCCGAAATACGCGAAATTTTTGCCGAATGGGGCCTTAGCCCTCATTCTCAAGAACTTGTAGTAGAAGAACTGGCCAAAGACAAAGATAAATGGGTGGATTTTATGATGCGCTACGAGCTTGGTCTCGAAAAACCCGACGTGAACCGTGCCCGCAAAAGTGCCCTCACCATTGGGCTTTCGTATGCTATTGGCGGTATTATTCCGCTTACGCCCTATTTCTTTGCACAAGACGCGCTGCATGGCCTGATGTATTCGTGTGCGGTGACGCTGTTGTGTTTGTTTGCTTTCGGTTATTTCAAAAGTAAAATGACTGGCCAGCCTCCTGTTTGGGGTGCTGTGAAAGTTACACTTATCGGTACATTGGCGGCAGCGGCGGCCTTTGCGGTAGCGCATTTTATAGAATAA
- a CDS encoding MBL fold metallo-hydrolase: MKLHTINTGHFKLDGGAMFGVVPKSIWNKSNPADENNLCSWAMRSLLIEDGNRLILIDNGMGDKQDAKFVSHYYLHGTDSLHGNLKSAGFQASDITDMFLTHLHFDHCGGGVAYNGDKLELVFKNATYWSNEAHWDWAVRPNPREKASFLKENIMPMQESGHLKMVSPQSSPFDGIDILFMDGHTEKQMLPLISYKGRKIVFAADLIPSVGHIPLPYVMGYDTRPLQTMVEKEALLNKAVEEDYILFFEHDPVNECATLQRTDKGVRVKETFKLSEL, from the coding sequence ATGAAATTACATACCATCAATACAGGCCATTTTAAGCTCGACGGCGGTGCAATGTTTGGGGTAGTTCCCAAAAGTATTTGGAATAAAAGCAATCCCGCTGACGAGAATAATTTATGTTCGTGGGCGATGCGTAGCCTGTTGATAGAAGACGGTAACCGTCTGATACTGATAGATAATGGAATGGGCGACAAACAAGACGCTAAATTTGTATCACATTATTATTTGCACGGAACGGATAGCTTGCACGGCAACCTGAAAAGTGCAGGATTTCAGGCTTCTGACATTACGGATATGTTCCTGACACACTTGCATTTTGACCACTGCGGCGGCGGTGTGGCTTATAATGGAGACAAGCTCGAACTGGTTTTCAAAAATGCGACATACTGGTCGAATGAAGCGCATTGGGATTGGGCTGTGCGTCCAAATCCACGCGAAAAAGCCAGCTTCTTAAAAGAAAACATTATGCCTATGCAAGAAAGCGGGCATCTGAAAATGGTATCGCCTCAATCCAGTCCATTTGACGGCATTGACATATTATTTATGGACGGACATACCGAAAAACAAATGTTGCCGCTTATTTCTTACAAAGGGCGTAAAATCGTATTTGCAGCTGATTTGATTCCGTCGGTAGGACATATTCCACTGCCTTACGTCATGGGCTACGACACGCGCCCACTTCAAACAATGGTAGAAAAAGAAGCTTTGCTCAATAAAGCCGTAGAGGAAGACTATATCCTTTTCTTTGAACACGACCCCGTAAATGAGTGTGCGACACTGCAACGCACCGACAAAGGAGTTCGCGTGAAAGAAACGTTCAAATTGTCAGAATTATAA
- a CDS encoding ATP-binding protein — protein MSRLLLSCCLVLWPLVELLALSPDSLLRILPEQSDTAKIYTLNQLAKAYKSDSVTRSLEYAQKALLLAEELADTNGLIASHNSIGEYYLEKGEYAKAQTSFAQSLFLSKKIHDIFLQAVAKAKLGVVCYYNNQYPQAFDYQMSALRIFRNNGALAQQAECMSALGYILDKQGYQEKALHYYWDALRLRQKVGQPNDIAKSLNAIGDFHYFHKEYAEALRYYIQSYNLSKTADNAKGVAIALNNMGMVYIEQGRYDEAVSHLFESLSKKKKIGNKKEIAITLTNIAQLYARQKKYPESHEYFRQALTLQEFLSDKSSLLRTYKLLGKVYLENKEYEQAIISFQRALDLAQTLHSAAYKQETYELMGEVYLAQDKAQEFLKYYKLAQQFHDSLQNEAQLVRIHEMQIEYEREESREKIRVLRKEQETQRIALENEKTTKRALFVGVVLASVLMGLIYMFYRLKIDATQKLELQNELILRQNTELNAANQELQSLNKNLQESEVALRRSNDTKNKFFSIISHDLRGPLATLSSFLSLLIRFNDKLTKEELAVLAADIEKSLKNVSMLLDNLLQWSQAQMNVIAFRPEPLSLAEKVSETLSLLTANAQRKNIMLTAGEMGNCTVLADKGMFDFVLRNLISNAIKFTPPSGHIKVELRTSTSFAFISVADTGVGLSDQQYERLFNLTRISTIGTQGETGTGLGLILCKEFVEKHGGHIEVKRLTVGTVFTFSIPLATTVVI, from the coding sequence ATGAGTAGGCTGCTTTTAAGTTGTTGTTTGGTACTTTGGCCATTAGTGGAGCTTTTGGCCTTGTCGCCCGACAGCTTGTTGAGGATTTTGCCAGAACAATCTGACACAGCAAAAATATATACGCTCAACCAATTGGCTAAGGCCTATAAATCAGACTCTGTAACGCGCTCTTTGGAGTACGCCCAAAAGGCATTGCTCTTAGCCGAAGAATTAGCCGACACTAATGGGCTAATTGCTTCTCATAATAGCATTGGCGAATATTATTTGGAAAAAGGAGAATACGCCAAAGCACAAACGAGCTTTGCCCAAAGCCTGTTTCTATCTAAAAAAATACATGATATTTTTCTGCAAGCTGTTGCCAAAGCCAAACTGGGTGTAGTGTGTTATTACAATAATCAATACCCACAAGCCTTTGATTATCAGATGTCAGCATTAAGAATATTTCGCAATAATGGTGCACTGGCGCAGCAAGCCGAATGCATGAGTGCCTTGGGGTATATTCTGGACAAACAAGGCTATCAGGAAAAAGCATTGCATTATTACTGGGATGCGTTGCGTCTTCGCCAGAAAGTAGGCCAACCCAACGATATAGCCAAATCACTCAATGCCATTGGCGACTTTCATTATTTTCACAAGGAATATGCGGAGGCTCTTAGATATTATATCCAATCGTATAACCTTAGCAAGACAGCTGATAATGCAAAAGGCGTAGCCATTGCCCTCAATAATATGGGAATGGTGTACATAGAGCAAGGACGCTACGATGAGGCCGTTTCGCATTTATTCGAATCGTTGAGCAAAAAGAAAAAAATTGGCAATAAAAAAGAGATTGCTATCACCTTAACCAATATAGCACAACTATACGCCCGCCAGAAAAAGTATCCAGAATCGCATGAGTATTTTAGACAGGCTTTGACGCTTCAGGAATTTCTGTCCGACAAAAGTAGTTTGTTGCGCACCTATAAATTATTGGGCAAGGTTTATTTGGAAAATAAAGAATACGAACAAGCCATTATTTCTTTCCAAAGAGCATTGGATTTGGCCCAAACACTCCATTCTGCGGCATACAAACAAGAAACCTACGAGTTGATGGGAGAAGTATATTTGGCGCAGGATAAGGCACAAGAATTTCTAAAATACTATAAGCTGGCACAGCAGTTTCACGATTCACTGCAAAATGAGGCTCAATTGGTGCGTATTCACGAAATGCAAATCGAATATGAGCGAGAAGAAAGCAGGGAAAAAATACGCGTTTTGCGTAAAGAACAAGAAACACAGCGCATCGCTTTAGAAAACGAGAAAACTACCAAACGCGCTTTGTTTGTGGGCGTGGTATTAGCTTCGGTATTGATGGGTCTGATTTATATGTTTTATCGATTAAAAATAGATGCAACCCAGAAACTTGAGCTACAAAATGAGCTGATACTCAGACAAAATACAGAGCTAAATGCTGCCAATCAAGAATTACAGTCTCTAAACAAAAATTTGCAAGAGTCGGAAGTGGCTTTGCGCCGCTCCAACGATACCAAGAATAAATTTTTCTCTATTATTTCGCATGATTTGCGCGGCCCATTGGCTACACTTTCTTCGTTTTTGAGTCTGCTTATTCGTTTCAACGACAAACTGACCAAAGAAGAGTTGGCGGTGTTGGCCGCAGACATCGAAAAGTCGCTCAAAAATGTCTCCATGCTGTTGGATAACCTGTTGCAATGGTCGCAAGCGCAAATGAATGTGATTGCCTTTAGGCCTGAGCCTTTGTCTTTGGCAGAAAAGGTTTCCGAGACGCTTAGTCTTCTGACGGCCAACGCACAGCGCAAAAATATCATGCTGACGGCTGGCGAAATGGGAAACTGTACAGTTTTGGCCGACAAAGGAATGTTTGATTTTGTTTTGCGTAACCTTATCAGTAATGCCATTAAGTTTACGCCACCTTCTGGGCACATCAAAGTAGAGTTGCGCACCAGTACGTCTTTTGCGTTTATCTCCGTTGCGGATACGGGAGTAGGCCTTAGCGACCAGCAATACGAACGTTTGTTTAACCTGACGCGTATTTCTACGATTGGCACGCAAGGAGAAACTGGCACGGGTTTAGGGCTTATTTTGTGTAAAGAATTTGTAGAAAAACACGGCGGCCATATCGAGGTAAAACGCCTTACTGTCGGAACTGTCTTTACATTCTCTATACCGTTGGCAACTACTGTTGTGATATAA